Part of the Zingiber officinale cultivar Zhangliang chromosome 6A, Zo_v1.1, whole genome shotgun sequence genome, TATAACACAGAAGAATCAAGTAGGGAAACAGGAGGATGAGAAGCTAAAAAATTGGTTCAGCATAAACAATACTTTGAAAGTGCAAGCAAGTGATGTTATTAAAGGTGATCATCCACCAACAATTTGCAATATAGAATGTTAAACAAGTTGAGCATGCTTCATGtgaccctatatatatatatatatatacatgtttCTTTTTTTAAGTTGTGCTGTACTTACAATAGTACTAGTAGCTATCATTGTATAGTCAGCCCATCTTAGATATTTTCTGAATTGCCCTCTTGAAGAATGATACAAGCTCGAAGCAATGCCTACCCCAATCAATGAAGTAGCATACAGCTTATTATTTATGTTCTTCCTGCAAAGTGAATTAATATTTTTCAAGTATTGCAAAAAAAAAGGAAGTAAAACTAACAGGTAGTGTAAATTTCTATTGATGTATTCTCCTGTAGAACTGACCTGGGCACTTGCAATCCAAGAAAAACAAAAGGCAGAGAAGTCAATACATTCACAACAGTTTCCGAAATGTTCTGATCACCTAATCAGGAAAGCAACACACAAATTGTGCATTCTGATAAGTTTTTCACACAAGGATACTGGTTTTATTCCCAAAGGTTAATTTTACCCATACCGTGAAGTGTACAACGAATTGGCCTCAAACAAGGTGGCCTCTGCTCCCATATTCTCctgaaacacaaaggttgatttTTTTAGGCCCCAAAGGACCACATCAATCGACGATAGGAGATAGGGTACGATCGGAGCGCCTGCTTTCACTCACCGAATTTGCAATACTTGATTAGTGCCAGTGATACCCGAGCCTTTGCAACTTGAATAGTTAGTATCCTCACGGACGAGCGCTTCATCAACTCCGAAAGCTGATCTTTCCATCATCCTTGCCCCATGAATCCCTTCTACTACTCCGGTCGAACTCGAGAGGCTCTCTGCCCCCATTAACGGCGTCTACAGCCATCTCGCAACCGCTTTCGCATTAAGAAATTATAAAGAAACAGGAAAACGGCATAAGAAGAGTTCAAGTGGGAAAAAGTACCGAACAAGAAGATGATCTTGTTTCAGGTCGTCGAAAGATGAGATTCCGATTGCTGCTCCAACCCTtaaaagaaaaggggaaagaaCACACCAAAAAGGTGATATCTTCCCCCCACCCCTCTCTCTCcccaaacaaaacaaagaaaagaaaaatcaaagcaAGGGGATGATTTGCTGCTAATTTGGCGCTTGCCAATCCATCAAAATAGTGGTCGCCGGAGCAGATGCCGCAAGATGCGATTTTGATTCTGGGATTGTGCTTTCGGAATATTCTAGAGATGATTCCTGGGCTGCTGTGAGTTTCGCGGTAACTGCTCCTCCCGTCGCCGTGAGAGCCTCGTGCTGGACACGCTTTCCGCGATAATCTTCAAATTTCTTCACTGCGCCTAACTATTCGCAAAATTACAATTCAACGCCCAAATTTGCCTCGTTTTTCCAGGATAAATTCATTCAACGACAGTGACATTTTCAGATTGTGgctgcttttaaataaaaatttatctgaAAAATAAAGATTTTTCTTACGATGAAATGGTCGATCTGTGATTATAAATTCTAGAGAAGATAAAATCCCATGCATTTGAAGCGTCTTTAATGAGTTTGGACAGCGACATGACATCTGCAAGTTAGTGGCGAACGCCAAAGCCAAAATACAGATACAAAAAAGGCATGACTTTATTCTAATTCTTTCAAAGTAGTGAAACATTAAACAAGATTAAAACGTCAAGTTGACTAGCTTATCATGTTACGGAAGAAGCTTGAATTTGTCCCACGTAATCGAGTTCATTATTACGCGATTGATTTATATAATTAAGTAAATATTGAATCCTGAACAAAATCGAAAACTTATCTTCTCATGTGATGTGATgactaattttgattttttaatttagacAAGGACAAAAGATTGAATCTTGAGTGAGCAAAACTTATACTCAATAAACCATTAAAAAACtcatatatttctaaaattaacaattttgttaaaaaatatatataataattaatggtttagataattttaaatagaattaaatttttttaactttgttatatatatatatagagagagaaggGATGTTTGTTGAaatatattagttttttttttattccttattTATTTGGGAGAGcggaagttaaaggaaaattttttataattacttcattaaaattttaaaagaaaaaaatacgtAATCTATCAACAATAGTTTTAGAGTCAAAATTGATCAtctaaaaagtctaaaaatcaagTAGAAAGCAACCGATGAGAAAAAAAATGACATATATGTCTTTTTTCATTCACAAAATTATATCATATACAAAAATTTTCATTCGCAAAATTATACcatatgtaaaaaaaaatgacGTATGTGTcattttaactcataaaattatgTCATATAGCTAAAAAATAACGCATGTACCatttttcaattaaaaaattatattgtaTGTATTTATATTCCTTTTTTCTTTCCATTCTCTTCTCATGACTAGGTTTATTTTATCCATCTATCATTCACTCCTTAAGATAAACTGAGCATTACAGTTCTTTAGATCCATCAATTAATTTCGGATAAAACTGACTAATGGATTTATAGAACTCTGAATtacttcaaataaaaaaaataatatactcATGTAAACATTTTTAATGTATCTATGTCCTTATATCTGAATTTGACCGTTTAAATAGAGAaatgtatttttaaatttttaaatttgtaaatGTTTAATAAAATTTGTTACAATTAGTTATAAGATCTAGGACAGTAATATTTATTAGCTAACACCACCAATAAATTTTTAGAACTCCCTTGATTCGaaaaatatctaattttgaatttttgaatgatATAGGTCTATCAATCAATTTCAGACAAAATTAGTTGATTGACCAAGAGAATTTTGAATCACTTCAAACTAAAATCAATGTACTTTTACAAATCccctcaaaatatatatatatatatatatatatatatatatatatatacatacatatatatatatatatatatatatatatatatataggaattcgACGACTTAATTAAGAGCAGTAAATTATTAAACTtacaaatatttaataaaatttatcacaAGTTCATTATAAAGCTTAGGACAATATTAACAATATCACCAATGAGTTCCTCtccttatttgaaaaatattatgaTGTGTTTGGTTTgcacgtttttcattttcattttttgaaaaatacgtgtttctaaaaaatgatgtttggtttgcattttccatatctgttttctaaaaaaataaatagcattttctagaaaaatagagaatgactaaaaattattttctattttctagaaaccacacgttttccagaaaatgaaaatgaaacatGCGTAAAACAAACACAcccttaattttttatatttttgaatgaTATAAGTCTATCAATTAGTTGTGTCCAAAATTGACAGTAatcatttaatcaaaattaatgtaCTCATGGAAGTTTTTTTTAATGTATCCATGCCTTTTTATCTGAATTCGATTGAGGAAATTTTTGACCTGGTTGAGAAAAATTTGAACATGGATAGAAAAAATTTGAACGTGGAAAGAAAGTGGGGTATAATGGAAAAATTTTATATGTATTTGGAATTTTGAAACTTTAGGGTATGCGAAATTGATGATAATGAATTTTGATCATGCTACTCTTCAGTATGTATTATATTCTTCCACTATTTTAATTTATCTTGTTTGGTTAGACATATTTGACGGGAGAAAATGCTCACTTCTGGTGCCCATCAGCGTAAACTTCAATTCCGACCATTTTTATTTGGTTTGGCTGAGAATAAAATTAGAGAATATGAACGGATTAAATTCCTTCTCTTTTCTCATGTTCAGTGGAAAAATATCTCTCGGACAGTGTgatgattaaaataaaaaatattatcatatGAATTGTTAGGATCAAAATTTAATGCATCTGAATATAACTTTTCTTATATCTTAACCATCTATCCATAATTTATTTTCTTCCtattaatctaaaaataaattaacaatgGTGGATAAATGAATCATTCTTTTACCACATGCCACATGTTCAGTGGAAAAGTACATGTTGACAACTTACTGAAAGAACACACTCCAACATTCCAGAATCAAATAGAAAAATTTttgtatttaaatttttatataaatttttgtatttaaattttgtgggccaaatatatatatatatatatatatatatatatatatatatatatatatatatatatatattaattgtcAATATTTAAAATGAAGAAATTATTAGTAAATTAAGTCAATTTTTAAATCACATCTAATTTATGCATTAACGTTAACCTATAAAAAAACACATCGTGAAACAAATTATAATTTCCCGTATTATAAATTAGATTTTCATAAATTGAGGTATAAGAGCATTTCATGCTCCTCTTCACCCGTGAATCAATCCGCTCCAACCAACTATAAAAGTGGATTCGCATTCAACAAATTTCGATTGAATTTTATAGTCGAAAAACCTAAAAAAATATGCGGCATCGATTTCAAATTAGAACACGAATGAAATTTTttcattctttctttctttttcacaTTTGAATGGAACTTATTCGTTGTGTTTCCTGATCGGGCTCTCGACCATGGAGCCGAATCGCCTGCCTCCCAAGCTCGGATCCTTCCATTACACCTTCGAACAGCGGAGCAAGGAGCGGCTCCTCTCCGCCGCCTTCCTCCCTAATCTCTACGACGAGCCCTCCTCCCGGCGCCGCTGCTGCTTCTGGTGCCTCTCCGATGGGGCCGCCGCGGCGTGGGAGGGCCTCCACGACCTCGTCCTCAAGGGCTGGAAGTTCGGCCGATCCGATCCCCGCAAGGTGGTGTTCGCCGCCAAGATGGGCCTCGCCCTCACCATCGTCGCGGTCCTCATCTTCTTCCGGGTGCCATTCCGCGACCTCTCCAAGCACTCCGTCTGGGCGATCCTCaccgtcgtcgtcgtcttcgagTTCAGCATAGGTGCGTCCGGCCGATGATTGGCTCTGCCTTCTTTATGTCGATTTTGTTTGCGCAAATTTATCTAGGTTCGAGATGCAGAATCTCTTATTATCACTTATAAAAACGCTTCCTCACATCTATTTATGGCTCCTTCGTGCTTTTCCCATCTGGTTTCCTCCATTGTTGGAGCTTTCTTCTCTGCTCGGGTGAATCGTCTTTCTAGTTCCATCGGCACTGGATTCTCCAAATTTTTTAAATTCGTTTCCAATCTCATTTCTTTCGTCATCTCATTCTGTCAAACCAATATACAATTTTGTAATTTTATCATATTAATTGGATCGACAACTTTAGAATAAACAAGTCTAGGTCAATTAAAAACATTTGCGACTTCTAAATAAAATACTATTGAGTCGCTTACTAACTATCCATTATACTTATATACGACTATTATCGGGTAGCTTTGTCCCCGATTtctcgcaaaaaaaaaaaaagtgttcttTTGGTTCTCTTGGGTTCTTCCTTGGTGCATTGCACAAGGACTACAATAATATACACACTTCGCCTTCCAGGTGCAACCCTAAGCAAGGGTTTTAATCGGGGGTTAGGAACATTACTTGCGGGAGGTCTTGCTCTAGGGGTGGCATCGATAGCAACAATTGCTGGTGATTGGGAAGAAGTGATTGTCATCATTTTTATCTTTGTTGCTGGTGAGCTGCATAATATTTGTCTTGCTTTCTTCTCTTTACTTCTATGAACTGGATCGTAAGTACAAAGTGCTAATTTTTTCATATGTTCGCATTATATTGTGatgcaggttttcttgcatctTACATAAAGCTATTCCCAAAAATGGCTCCATATGAATATGGATTTCGGGTGTTCTTGCTTACATTTTGTTTCATTCTAGTGTCTGGATACAAGACAAGAGAGTTTGTTGAGACTGCTGTGAGTCGGTTTTTATTAATTGCACTTGGTGCTGCTGTTGGCATGGGGATAAATATTTGTATTTATCCAATCTGGGCAGGAGAGGATCTACACAACCTAGTGGCAAAGAACTTCATAGGCGTGGCCAAGTCTTTGGAAGGTATTCATTATTGTTGTAACAATATGCTTAGAGCTTAGTTATGTACCTGAAATTCTGATTGTCCTGGAAACTTGATGTACCCTTATTTGATCCGACCAGAAAATGTAACTGTTAAGGGTTGACAGACCTTTGCATTTATCGAGTAATTGTAGTGGATAATATGATACGTTTGAAACATGAAATTCATCTCATCATCAATACTCAAAGTTTTGAACTAATGTTAATGCTGTTATGAAAGTATAAACTGTTAAAAGTTTGGTAGAAAGTGCAAAAGTGTTTAAAGTGACGTAGCTGGGGTTACGCTAATGCTTCGTAGCACACAACTGGTTTTCAGCTGATTGTTTATCCTTATCTATGCAGGCTGTGTCAATGGATATCTTCAGTGTGTTGAATATGACAGAATTCCTTCCAAAATTCTTACATACCAAGCTCATGATGATCCAATGTATAGTGGGTACAGGTCTGCTGTTCAATCAACGAGTCAGGAGGATTCTCTTGTATGTCTGTCTTTGCGTATGCATTTGCAATCTGAAAAAGATTGAATTGACAGCTATTGAATGTCTTCGATATATTTTTACAGTTAGGTTTTGCTTCCTGGGAGCCCCCACATGGTCCTTATAAGCAGTGGAAGTATCCCTGGAGCTCGTATGTTAGAGTCAGTGGTGCACTCAGACATTGTGCCTTTATGGTTATGGCCTTGCATGGTTGTGTACTTTCGGAGATTCaggttgttttttttcctttttcttgtaaCCTTGAGATTTTTTAATGTCTTTTTACATTCTGAGAACCTTTGTTTCATGTTACAGTGTCTGTTAAATAAGGTATGTGGTGGGCATATTACACACCATATTCAATTTTACAATGATTAACCAGGTCCATCACTGCTTTAGATCATTTTTAGATGTGTCAATGAATGCTTTTGTTCCCTCTCTTCTCATGTCTTAGTGGGCAtcagatgaagcttcttcttgacaacatacaaaaaataaattaatgaGCAATTATCATGGCCACATTCTTTGTTGAAAATCTTGGAACTAAGACTGTGGATGAACTTTTAGTACTTGAATAATCAGACAAACTACTTGAAGCCTATGTGAACTGAAACATGATAAGAGTCTCCAATAGCCCTGCATGCATGGAAGAAATTGTTGGTGGTTGTGGGACCATGATGTTTGAACAAATTGGTGATTGAATGATGCTGGGTCACTCTCTTCCAGATTTAGGTGTGACTGAGGTCACATAATAGGCGTGTGACTTTAAAAAAACAGCAACTATTCTTCTCTTTGCCAATTACTTAGAATTAATCATGGGCAATACTATAATTTGAATGGATTTCTCGCAAATGTGACTATAAGACTATGATGGCCACTTCCAGTCTTCAATGGGGAAATTTGGTGATGTGATTTTCCACAATTGTAAGGTGAGCGATTGGAAACTACTGCACTTCTGCAGAATcagaagagagaaagaatgaATAACCAGCCTTTGGTCTAGGCCTCTTTTCATTTTTGAGATGTCTGATATTAACCAAGGTGCAAAACCAGCCCAAAGGCAATATCAGAAATTTCTGCAAGCAGCTAAAGAATTAAAGATACAATTACCTTAGTGCCTTGTAGCCTATTGTAATTTCTGCATATAATATCAATACCTTTTTTTTTCTTGAGAGGGTAGCGTGACAAAGTTTTGCAGCTACTTGAACTTGTAAATAACCCAAAGTGGGAGCATAAAACATATAGAAAGGGAAATAAAGAAATATAATGGAGAGAGAGGCTAAGAGGTATGGGTATCATGAAAGAACAAGGAATGATCAAAACCTTTAGTTTAATCGGAGTCCAGTACTGCCTCCAATGCATCAAATGGTGCTTCTGACTACCAGAAGGCACTCATGGTAACCAGATGACTTCTATTAAAGTCCCATTTGAATAGTTTGATCCTCTGAGTAACCTATCTGGTAGCTTGAGTAATGTAAAATTGAGCAATATAATTTGGTTACTTGAATGAAAACGATCCTCGAATAGTTCCACACGATATAAAGCTTTCTAAGGCATGATATGCGACCTTTTTCTCATAATATTCTGAGAAAAATAGAAACAAAGAAGATTTTCAATGGTTCAGTTAGTACAACATGATCTTGAGTAATGTAAAATTGAGCAATATAATTTGGTTACTTGAATGAAAACGATCCTCGAATAGAAGTCATCTGGTTACTTGAGTGCCTTCTGGTGCTTCTGACTACCAGAAGGCACTCATGGTAACCAGATGACTTCTATTAAAGTCCCATTTGAATAGTCTGATCCTCTGAGTAACCTATCTGGTAGCTTGAGTAATGTAAAATTGAGCAATATAATTTGGTTACTTGAATGAAAACGATCCTCGAATAGTTCCACACGATATAAAGCTTTCTAAGGCATGATATGCGACCTTTTTCTCATAATATTCTGAGAAAAATAGAAACAAAGAAGATTTTCAATGGTTCAGTTAGTACAACATGATCTTGATCCACCACAGTGGAAACAATGTGAATTTAAGTGTGGGAAATATATCCTTCATTTTATATCGAAGTCATTGGATCTGAATGTCTGACAATATTGTAACCTAAAATCATTTTTATTAGCTTTTGGCAAAAAAAAAGGCCCTCAAGGCTCAATTAACCCTCTTGTACTAAAACTCAGCTATATTAACTTTGAGGTGATTTCTAAAAGTTATATGGTTGTTTTCAAGTCTCAGATGATTCTTGAAGACAAAAGGAAAGATTCTTTTGCTATGTCCATTTTCTTAGTGACTGCCAGATTGATTTTCTTCTTGATTGTATTTGTCTCTCAAATTTTTATATTAGAGTAGTATAATGTATACCATATATTACAAATTGTTTATGTTTAAAGCCATCTTAGGGAAATTAGATACATTTTTATGTTGAACTGGGAGGGCAGtgaaaattttcatatttatgttGTGGTCACATAATGAAGGCCAACACTGCATATATTTAGGATGTTTATGACCAAAACAATTTTCACATTCCaaattttgtgtatttttttattaACATGATTAAAACTTGGGTACAACAATTCCAAATGCTGAGAAGTTTCAGATTCCCTAGCATGACTAAATCTCATCCACGACAGTGCTACTAGATTAGGTTTATAGCCATAGCAAACTAATTAATTACGATACccaactaaaaattaattttacttcttTCCTTTATTAGTTCCAAAGTAGCTGTACAGCAATATGTTGGCCTTTTAACTTTCCTACATCGATTAATTTTATTATGATAGTAATATTTTCATTGCACTCTAGGAGTCTTTGTCAAGCAGAAGTACTGGTTCCTTGCTCATGTAATGGCTTGAAACAAATTGAGCCAACCATCCACATTTTCAGAGCAACTCCTCTTACATTTTAGAAACATTTCAGTAATTTATACTGCAAAACATGATGTAAAATCTTTACCGAATCTACACTGTATAGCAAGTCACACTTATCAGTTGATGACCTGATAAGCATACCTCCCTATATCCAGTGATACTGGTTTGAACCCAAGTTACTCGCCACTACAAGCTTCATAAAGTTTGTCTGTCATCCACTAGCAATCAGTCTGAGCCTTTATTGTGTCAAAGTCACCAAAGATTCATATATACATGGAGCAGCTGGTTATCTATCTTTTCAATCATGTTCACACTTTCTTTCAAATGTGGTTCTATTTGAAGATGCTAGAGAATAAAAGAACCCATCCTCTCAATTCTCCTTATTGAAAATTTTACTTGACCTTCCATTTATCATGTGTGTAGCTCTTATACACTTTGTAGCTTCTTCCCCATCTAATGAAACTTGATGGCCCTCATGCACAAAGGAAATCAACGCTGCATTTCAGTAGCCTTTTCTCATTAGGCTTCAATTATGTAGGTTTCTGACCTGTGACTTAGGTGTTAATTTATACAACTGGTGAAATATAGTGGGATTCAACCTATGGTATTGTGATATTTTGCCATTGCTTCTACAACAATGTTGGTGTCAAGTTTTCTGTTAAATGCAAATTACTTATGTAATTTtggttaatttttaataaatcttGGTAGCATGGTTCATACCACATCCTTGCTATATTTACTCTCTGTAATAGTCTTCCACTTTCTTTTATTATCCTTGTACTATCATCATTCCTTGCATTTATACGAGGGTGCTCTGTGCTAACTATAATCCGTTAACAGTAGTTTCTGTTTGTGTTTGTCTTTTGTTTTTGAGGTACATATATGGTTATCAATTCCTCATTTCATTTCgtcattctttttaagatttaaTAAGAAAATTATGAGAAGCCAAATATTCCAATTTACTTTTTCACCACTGAAATTTACACTTTGACTAATATCACAGGCTCCACCTGAGAGCAGACAAATTTTTAGGAGTGAGCTGAAGCGGGTTGGTACAGAGGGTTCTAAAGTATTGCGTGAGCTTGgagatttaattaagaaaatgaCTAAGCTAAgaaaacaaaattttctttttgaagtCCATGAGGCAGCTGAGGTGTTGCAGAAGAAGATAGACCAGAAATCTTATCTTCTAGTGAATTCGGAAAGATGGGATGGTGCAGAGCTCCCTGACGGAATGAAATGGATGTTAGACAGAGCTAACATGGAATGTGAGAACAAATCAGAATTGCCTCAGGATTATCGACCGCCGCCAATGTCAACCAATTATGGTGCACACAACTCTGTCATTAGTGATATGGCTTCTCTGTCAAGGATGGATTCGTTCCTCAAAAAGCAGATGCAATGGCCGGCCTCAAGGCAATCCTTTCATGTAGAAGCCATGCCAAGTCAACTCGAATCAACAACCTACCAAAGTGCTAGTGCATTGTCATTGGCAACTTTTGCTTCTCTACTTATTGAATTTGTTGCGAGGCTTCAGAATTTGGTGGATGCATACGAGGAGCTATGTGAAAAAGCTAATTTCAAAGAACCCGTACAGGAACCAACCTTAGAGACCACCGGGCATGGAGTTTGAACGAGAGTCAAGGAGcaattttataagaaaaaaggAATTAGTTTAAATGGTCAGGATTATGTGAACGGAAGAAAGTTATAAGGGAGTCACTTTTGACAGAGGAACGACTGTAGGCTGTTAGCGCCGTGCAACAAAATTACACAACGGAGAAGTAGAAATCTCTTCCCTCTGAAACTACAAATGAGATTGATTGGTCGACAGacctttaatttttcttttttattttgctTTTCGGTTGTTCTAAATATCTCCTGGAATGGTTCTGCGAGAAGTTTTCAtcctattttttttgataaagtaACATCTTTGTTATTATTTATGTGGATGTCTAAAATTACACACACAATTAACGAGTCATGAGCATTGATCAATTTTTACATATTCTTCCTCAAGTGATCATATAATTAGATAATTTGAACTGCAGAAATCAATTATATCTTAAATGTCATTTATTTTCTAGAGTGAACATATTTTTATATAACATATCCTTGCAACACACATTACATAGAGAAAAACAAACATAGAAATTAAAGAACACGCccaattaattattattaatttaggcTTTAGGCTACTGCATTGTGTCGATTGTATTCTCATCGCATCATCCCATCTTGTTTTATTGGTGGTCGCGTCATTCTAACCATTCCACCTGCCTGCTGATTTCTTTCCATGTTAAGATGTCATCCTGCATCCATTAATTATATGTATCGATTAACTCATCAATTAAACTAACTAACTTAATGGATTGATCATAATTAATAGATAATAAGGTTACCGATGGTCATGTCGAAGCCACGGGCCTGGAGCTCTCGGTATTCCTGGCACAAGGCACAGGATTCGCACCAGAAATGGACGCAGCAGTCGCAGCACGGCGACTCCGGCAACTTGTACTGCGCCCTCAGCTTTGATCTGTAAAAGCACAAGTATATCCACTGGCACCCGGTCGCCGCCGCGATCAGAGTGTACAGCGCCCCGCTGGCTCCGCTGCATCAATCGTATTCATTTCATCATTGCTATAATCCTATTGCTATTGCTATCTAACTAATTGGCTTACAGGTTGAGCCTCCGTCTGCGATCTCTGCAATCCGACCAAAAGTGACGCAGGGACACCAACAGGTCATGCAGCCTGCACGCAGCATGAAACAAGTACATTGGATTATTTAAGCTCATAAATCGATCAAATTGCAATGGAGATAATATATAGAACCAATTAGCTTAATTACAGTTGCCGAAGTCATCCGCGCAATCGAAGAGGCCTGTCGACCAAACCGGCCGGGTTTCCACCGGGAACCCGAGCAGATCCCGGTGCAGGTGCTGCAGAGTCATTCAACTTTGAGCTGGGGAAATAATCCATATATTCTTAACTCAGAACTCGATCGAGCGAAGAACACAACACAGAGGGCTACAAATAGCAAGGGTGAATTGACGATATGTGCATGCTATTTGGCCTGTGTTTATAGATTATGAGGCCGCGACGGAGACATCGATGTTATTTGGAACTGGATGAGGTTGGTGCTGACAGGGAGGACCGATGAATCGGTCAAACACTTTAGTCAAATTACATAGGAGGATAAATAAATTAGTTAACGCGTATCTTATGATTAAGGGCTGCCCACTGTATTCAAAGAGAGCCTGATGATTTTATTTATGATGATATTTTTTAATGGGCAAAGTCAGACGGGATGATGCTTGTATTTCACACTCCGCCAGAAAACTAGGTCATGATTTATGGGCGCTGCTTGCATTAACTTTGATTCGGTCAGAAAGTGAAGACATGGTGAGCTGGGATGTGATTAGAAGGTTGACGGAGTAGAGCCTCTTCGTAATCTTGTAATGATCCGGAGGTGAGGACAGGGGACCCCCTTTTTGAGGGGAGTCAGCGCCATGTGGGCGTCAAAAGGTCGAATGGCCGACCGAAAATAGgggaccgaccggccgaccggggTCTAATCAGAAGCAAAGAACCTGACGgaggagtcgggtctccgacgccgGGAACagggtcgacgggccgatcgggtAGCTCGTTcagccgaaggcataaagtagcaatactgcGAGCAGTCCATAGAGCACAcaaccgggaatctcccgagtggaccagcacatacgaccggccggacgtgaggg contains:
- the LOC121995545 gene encoding uncharacterized protein LOC121995545 isoform X2; its protein translation is MGAESLSSSTGVVEGIHGARMMERSAFGVDEALVREDTNYSSCKGSGITGTNQVLQIRRIWEQRPPCLRPIRCTLHGDQNISETVVNVLTSLPFVFLGLQVPRKNINNKLYATSLIGVGIASSLYHSSRGQFRKYLRWADYTMIATSTIGYSPLLVGRQESFKWYQSGIISGGLNVERSTRDGRTKHLPTEVRGGIRELGEKDGVFITCTPK
- the LOC121995545 gene encoding uncharacterized protein LOC121995545 isoform X1 produces the protein MGAESLSSSTGVVEGIHGARMMERSAFGVDEALVREDTNYSSCKGSGITGTNQVLQIRRIWEQRPPCLRPIRCTLHGDQNISETVVNVLTSLPFVFLGLQVPRKNINNKLYATSLIGVGIASSLYHSSRGQFRKYLRWADYTMIATSTICLSRALQNENPKLLMAVSTLLLPFQPLMVSALHTGLMEVAFAKQALSRPDLKMAHNLHKMSSLLGGAFFVADDCFPETPYLHAAWHLAAAVGVSTCNKLLE
- the LOC121995545 gene encoding uncharacterized protein LOC121995545 isoform X3 is translated as MGAESLSSSTGVVEGIHGARMMERSAFGVDEALVREDTNYSSCKGSGITGTNQVLQIRRIWEQRPPCLRPIRCTLHGDQNISETVVNVLTSLPFVFLGLQVPRKNINNKLYATSLIGVGIASSLYHSSRGQFRKYLRWADYTMIATSTIGYSPLLVGRQESFKWYQSGIISGGLNVERSTRDGRTKHLPTEVRGGIRELGEKDGGIL
- the LOC121995549 gene encoding aluminum-activated malate transporter 9-like codes for the protein MEPNRLPPKLGSFHYTFEQRSKERLLSAAFLPNLYDEPSSRRRCCFWCLSDGAAAAWEGLHDLVLKGWKFGRSDPRKVVFAAKMGLALTIVAVLIFFRVPFRDLSKHSVWAILTVVVVFEFSIGATLSKGFNRGLGTLLAGGLALGVASIATIAGDWEEVIVIIFIFVAGFLASYIKLFPKMAPYEYGFRVFLLTFCFILVSGYKTREFVETAVSRFLLIALGAAVGMGINICIYPIWAGEDLHNLVAKNFIGVAKSLEGCVNGYLQCVEYDRIPSKILTYQAHDDPMYSGYRSAVQSTSQEDSLLGFASWEPPHGPYKQWKYPWSSYVRVSGALRHCAFMVMALHGCVLSEIQAPPESRQIFRSELKRVGTEGSKVLRELGDLIKKMTKLRKQNFLFEVHEAAEVLQKKIDQKSYLLVNSERWDGAELPDGMKWMLDRANMECENKSELPQDYRPPPMSTNYGAHNSVISDMASLSRMDSFLKKQMQWPASRQSFHVEAMPSQLESTTYQSASALSLATFASLLIEFVARLQNLVDAYEELCEKANFKEPVQEPTLETTGHGV